In the Candidatus Saccharimonas aalborgensis genome, one interval contains:
- a CDS encoding ABC transporter ATP-binding protein: MKKRGADKEYEVMSQLLQAVDMAVKSGVKPNMVADVLIDIGWPAELVNPAVDAWLQVNVKRTVQTDFKTWLKKYQKKATKGVVTVVIVTTISAGISLLKPWPMKIMADSAFGSIPAPWPLTAYTGEPALIAYTAIMSILIFLFGAAFNWISAMHLQKVAFSLNRSIKTESFLHILHLPLFHQQRLAKGDYVYRQNVVTNSLSDLVLDTTSSIIGSIIMIMGVLAIMFSFNPRLTIVSVVLMPMLYVTMKLIGPHLGKYSRQLTELNSKTASSINEAVDNAETVQTFTLEDKQLLQVDNYWRASYEASRKNLIWGNLLENSNSLLVILATSTVMYFGGTEAMQGKMTFGELFIFMTYMGYLLGPVENLVKKITTRYQKEIDVSRIYEVLSDHEGVEFLRKGDHIPAGIRPVIQFDNVSYSYGGKDIFKNLNITIREGEKVGIIGPSGGGKSTVLKLLPLFIEPDQGRILLGGYDTQSFSLQELRRQISWVSQTPQLFSGTIAENIYDGDVYRRITSEEVMNAVEVSNVLEFLVKTPLGINTLVGENGSSLSGGQRQRVAIARALIKNAPILCLDEPTAALDVKSENYIRDALSRIVTNKTVLMVTHRKALLSLMDTIYVLDNGTLTNVNELGGLDYYLTLLEGIAIQQAEKEIVDEKSYVLPNAVDTQIGIQDMAVPEARQTNTIQVFQEIGSSDVEMPSRDVFFVPHSSDQTTGRSSETDLSMSDEVVVEFHHERREE; the protein is encoded by the coding sequence ATGAAAAAAAGGGGTGCGGACAAAGAATATGAGGTGATGTCGCAGTTACTCCAAGCTGTTGACATGGCCGTCAAAAGTGGTGTGAAACCAAATATGGTGGCTGATGTATTGATTGATATTGGCTGGCCCGCAGAATTGGTCAATCCAGCAGTTGATGCATGGCTGCAGGTAAATGTCAAGAGAACAGTACAAACTGACTTCAAAACTTGGCTAAAAAAATACCAAAAAAAGGCAACAAAAGGCGTAGTAACTGTAGTTATAGTCACAACGATCAGCGCGGGTATATCACTGCTCAAACCGTGGCCTATGAAGATCATGGCCGATTCAGCATTTGGGTCGATCCCTGCACCTTGGCCGCTGACAGCTTATACTGGTGAGCCCGCACTGATTGCATACACGGCGATAATGTCCATCCTGATATTCCTTTTCGGTGCTGCCTTTAACTGGATTAGTGCGATGCATCTTCAAAAAGTTGCTTTTTCATTGAATCGTTCAATTAAAACCGAGTCTTTTTTACACATATTGCATTTACCACTTTTTCACCAGCAACGCCTGGCAAAAGGTGACTACGTCTATCGTCAAAACGTCGTCACAAATAGTTTATCCGACCTAGTTCTTGACACGACCTCATCTATCATCGGCTCGATCATTATGATAATGGGCGTCTTAGCCATAATGTTTTCGTTTAATCCACGGCTGACCATTGTGTCAGTTGTTCTCATGCCCATGCTATACGTTACGATGAAACTTATTGGTCCGCATCTTGGTAAATACTCGAGACAGTTAACTGAACTTAACAGCAAGACAGCAAGTTCAATCAATGAAGCCGTTGACAATGCCGAGACGGTTCAGACCTTTACGTTGGAAGACAAGCAACTATTGCAGGTTGATAACTACTGGCGAGCCAGCTACGAAGCAAGTCGTAAGAATCTTATTTGGGGTAATCTTTTGGAGAATTCAAACTCATTGCTTGTGATCCTCGCAACGTCGACAGTGATGTATTTTGGTGGCACCGAGGCCATGCAGGGGAAAATGACATTTGGCGAACTTTTCATCTTTATGACGTATATGGGGTACCTACTAGGACCAGTTGAGAACTTAGTCAAAAAGATAACCACACGGTATCAAAAGGAGATTGACGTTAGTCGTATCTATGAGGTGCTAAGCGACCATGAAGGTGTTGAATTTCTAAGAAAGGGTGACCATATTCCTGCGGGCATCCGCCCGGTTATCCAGTTTGACAATGTCTCGTACTCATATGGTGGGAAAGATATATTTAAGAATTTAAATATCACAATCAGAGAGGGCGAAAAGGTAGGAATTATTGGACCAAGTGGCGGTGGAAAAAGCACAGTCTTAAAGCTGCTACCTTTATTTATTGAGCCAGACCAGGGACGTATTTTATTGGGCGGGTACGACACACAGAGTTTCTCTTTGCAAGAATTAAGACGTCAGATCTCTTGGGTGAGCCAGACCCCGCAGCTCTTTAGTGGAACCATCGCAGAAAATATTTATGACGGCGATGTCTACAGGCGGATTACCTCAGAAGAGGTGATGAACGCTGTAGAAGTGTCTAACGTGCTCGAGTTTCTTGTTAAGACACCTCTTGGGATCAATACGCTCGTTGGCGAGAACGGATCTTCTTTGAGCGGTGGTCAGCGACAGCGGGTGGCAATAGCACGTGCACTGATTAAAAATGCTCCTATCCTCTGTTTAGATGAGCCGACCGCCGCCCTCGACGTCAAAAGTGAGAACTATATTCGCGACGCTTTATCGAGAATCGTGACCAACAAAACCGTTCTCATGGTAACCCACCGAAAAGCCCTCTTGTCACTCATGGATACAATTTATGTATTAGACAATGGCACGCTAACCAATGTCAATGAGCTAGGCGGCCTAGATTACTATCTCACCCTACTGGAAGGAATTGCTATTCAGCAAGCAGAGAAGGAAATCGTTGATGAAAAGAGCTATGTTCTTCCAAATGCAGTTGACACCCAAATAGGTATTCAGGATATGGCGGTTCCTGAAGCACGACAGACAAATACCATACAGGTATTTCAAGAGATAGGTTCGTCAGACGTCGAGATGCCTTCAAGGGATGTATTCTTTGTGCCACATAGTAGCGATCAGACTACAGGGCGCTCTTCTGAGACGGACCTAAGTATGTCAGACGAAGTGGTTGTAGAATTCCACCACGAACGACGCGAAGAGTAG
- a CDS encoding ferredoxin reductase family protein: MQPSGKRTVIISFRWEYLLGWGITILLCIIPVVLWHNAHPLSYIKRPEQVMLALGQVTGLIGTVMYALNLLYATRLRFLEYLFGGLNRVYIAHHLLGGLALIMLSFHPLMLALRFVSTDIKQAALLLVPNGIFPLQALFDDNHIFHQSVLQQWAIFFGIIAFWGMVALLLITFFIKLPYRFWLFTHKFLGVAFAISALHILFISSDVAKLPGLRWYMLAIVIMGTAAFVYKSLLGRILIRRYRYIVRDVTVVAGNVVQIKLEPVGQPISYKPGQFVFMRFIGAGAGISKEWHPFSISSNPKDSALEISIKGLGDYTNKLTALKAGTHADIEGAYGRFSYVNYKNTQQIWIAGGIGITPFLSMSKDIVGSNAHADLYYSVKTESELINWDMLSEQAVGAPNNLRIIPFIGDKQPSYLSVDFIAENSGGLEGKDFYICGPPPMMQSLKKQLRARGVPATSIHSEEFGMS; the protein is encoded by the coding sequence ATGCAACCAAGTGGCAAACGAACAGTCATAATTAGTTTTCGATGGGAGTACCTCTTGGGCTGGGGCATCACTATTTTGCTCTGCATCATTCCCGTTGTTCTGTGGCACAACGCCCATCCGCTGAGTTATATCAAGCGACCCGAGCAAGTGATGCTAGCGCTAGGGCAAGTGACAGGGCTTATCGGCACCGTCATGTACGCGCTTAACCTTCTTTATGCAACGAGGTTGCGTTTCCTCGAGTATTTGTTTGGTGGGCTCAACCGAGTATATATCGCACATCACCTCTTGGGCGGTCTAGCCCTTATCATGCTGTCATTTCATCCACTCATGCTAGCGCTTCGATTTGTTTCGACCGACATCAAGCAGGCAGCACTTCTCCTTGTACCAAACGGTATTTTCCCACTTCAAGCGTTATTTGATGACAATCATATTTTTCACCAATCAGTGCTGCAACAATGGGCAATCTTTTTTGGCATCATCGCATTTTGGGGCATGGTAGCCCTACTGCTGATCACATTTTTCATTAAACTACCGTATAGATTCTGGCTATTTACTCATAAGTTTCTGGGCGTAGCGTTTGCCATTTCCGCCCTGCATATTTTGTTTATCAGCAGTGACGTCGCGAAATTGCCTGGCTTGCGCTGGTATATGCTTGCGATCGTCATTATGGGGACAGCTGCTTTTGTCTACAAATCACTACTGGGACGCATCCTCATCCGACGCTACCGCTATATCGTCCGCGATGTTACTGTTGTCGCTGGGAATGTCGTGCAAATCAAGCTTGAACCCGTCGGGCAACCGATATCCTACAAGCCCGGTCAGTTTGTGTTTATGCGCTTCATCGGAGCTGGTGCGGGAATCTCTAAGGAATGGCATCCATTTTCGATTAGTTCAAATCCAAAAGATAGTGCGCTCGAGATCAGTATCAAAGGTCTCGGGGATTATACCAACAAACTGACAGCCCTCAAAGCCGGGACACATGCCGATATCGAGGGCGCCTACGGACGTTTCAGTTACGTCAATTACAAGAACACTCAGCAAATTTGGATTGCTGGCGGGATAGGTATAACGCCTTTTCTGTCGATGTCAAAGGATATCGTGGGCAGTAATGCACATGCCGACCTATACTATTCGGTCAAAACCGAATCCGAGCTTATCAACTGGGATATGCTCTCCGAGCAAGCCGTTGGCGCACCGAACAATTTGCGTATTATTCCCTTTATTGGCGATAAGCAACCGAGCTATCTCAGCGTTGATTTTATTGCCGAGAACAGTGGGGGATTGGAGGGAAAGGACTTCTACATCTGTGGACCACCTCCCATGATGCAATCTCTCAAGAAGCAGCTGAGAGCACGTGGTGTTCCTGCCACAAGTATTCATAGCGAAGAATTTGGAATGTCATAG
- a CDS encoding DUF4352 domain-containing protein yields MQKNHNHSRRHTTGLSRFSQVFFVISLLLCITSFTVLSVSYRITHPTIAGPSFHGLTLGSPVRSGVVEITVTKVTQTQGKAPYAAPTGKHFEVIDLLILNTGATPITITPTNDTYLKSADGTVAFVTPSVLDTPLRAGTLLPGERINGQLSYLVSDTIPFWLYIESDWSGGAMKFLLH; encoded by the coding sequence ATGCAAAAAAACCATAACCACTCGCGTCGGCATACTACTGGACTCTCTCGATTCTCTCAGGTGTTTTTTGTCATCTCTCTTCTCTTGTGCATTACTTCTTTTACAGTACTAAGTGTTAGTTATCGAATCACACACCCAACAATTGCCGGGCCTAGTTTTCACGGGTTAACACTTGGCTCACCGGTGCGAAGTGGGGTGGTAGAGATCACTGTGACTAAGGTCACCCAAACCCAAGGCAAAGCCCCCTACGCCGCACCGACGGGTAAACATTTCGAGGTTATCGATCTTTTGATCCTCAATACAGGCGCTACCCCTATCACAATCACCCCGACAAATGATACCTATCTGAAGTCTGCCGATGGGACAGTTGCCTTTGTTACCCCCTCCGTTCTTGATACCCCACTCCGAGCAGGCACGTTGCTTCCAGGGGAACGAATCAACGGCCAGCTCAGTTATCTCGTGTCTGATACCATACCCTTCTGGCTTTACATCGAGTCAGATTGGAGTGGCGGAGCAATGAAATTCTTGTTACACTGA
- a CDS encoding peptidoglycan-binding domain-containing protein, whose product MLRTKLVAAALSLALVFVTYAPTTAHASSACNTMTFSKSSSGDCVRYIQTMLNAMQSEAGTWSGNGYSGGYYLVVDGKFGTNTYNNVKVFQRWVNSWHSYQMPVDGIVGPKTWGSFSAYAWHNNIHTYWGYTADSIPGSALWDWY is encoded by the coding sequence ATGCTTAGAACTAAACTTGTAGCAGCTGCGTTGTCTTTAGCTTTAGTGTTTGTGACATACGCACCAACTACCGCACATGCGTCATCGGCGTGCAATACAATGACTTTCTCGAAAAGCTCAAGCGGTGATTGTGTTCGATATATCCAAACAATGTTAAATGCAATGCAATCAGAAGCCGGCACTTGGAGTGGCAATGGATACAGTGGTGGTTACTACCTAGTTGTTGATGGAAAATTTGGCACAAATACCTACAATAACGTTAAGGTGTTCCAGAGGTGGGTAAACAGTTGGCATAGCTATCAAATGCCAGTTGATGGAATTGTTGGTCCTAAAACATGGGGCAGCTTTTCGGCATACGCATGGCACAATAACATACACACTTATTGGGGTTATACGGCCGACTCGATACCTGGATCAGCGTTGTGGGACTGGTATTAG
- a CDS encoding NADP-dependent phosphogluconate dehydrogenase — protein sequence MTQLTPVTQQLIDAIERAVRAAHDSGNKVLLLLPGGSASQAIEPLFRALLPYQHSLTITLSDERYVPIKDNHSNWQAVSRSAHLLPEASFVPVLSGGSRQQDSQAFSAFLEHQHQLGATIVALLGIGEDGHIAGIKPSSPACHSDNAASDYEAADFERITISGAFFSSIDHAFVYTKGAAKAAVLDQFNSLAQPADTFPVEFLRTTKHYEVYLDKEGGTMKIGFVGLGKMGSQIVEKLLGAGHSIVVFDVNSSAVAACAEKGAEAASSREELVAALGDTPIIWLMIPSDYVEQEVAAYKTLLPAGSMLIDGGNSNFHDTLRRADDLRDHQIRYVDAGTSGGIMGLENGFSLMVGGEQAAVQTLSPLFEVLSMPRGRWIHTGTPGSGHYVKMIHNGIEYALMQSYAEGYDLLKYGEIPGLNLAEIAHVWQGGSIIASSLNELIEQLLSENPELEGIDGYVADSGEGRWTYETAEAAQVPMPALREALAVRQASQEGHHTFATKLLAGLRNKFGGHAINHEEK from the coding sequence ATGACCCAGCTTACTCCTGTTACCCAACAACTCATTGATGCTATAGAGCGAGCAGTTCGAGCGGCTCATGATAGTGGCAATAAGGTTCTTCTGCTGCTGCCGGGTGGTTCGGCGAGCCAGGCTATAGAACCACTTTTTAGGGCACTTCTGCCATATCAGCATAGTCTGACAATCACCCTGAGCGATGAACGCTACGTACCCATCAAGGATAACCACTCAAACTGGCAGGCGGTCTCGCGCTCCGCGCACCTCTTGCCAGAAGCATCCTTTGTGCCCGTACTCTCAGGGGGTAGCCGCCAGCAGGACAGCCAGGCATTTTCAGCGTTTCTCGAGCATCAGCACCAATTAGGTGCAACCATCGTCGCACTTCTTGGTATTGGAGAAGATGGGCACATTGCCGGTATCAAACCCAGTTCACCCGCCTGCCATAGCGATAACGCAGCAAGTGATTATGAAGCTGCGGACTTTGAGCGTATTACGATCTCAGGAGCATTTTTTTCGTCGATCGATCACGCCTTTGTCTATACGAAAGGTGCCGCTAAAGCAGCCGTTCTCGATCAATTCAACAGTCTCGCTCAGCCGGCCGATACATTCCCGGTCGAATTTTTGCGAACTACAAAACACTACGAGGTATATCTAGATAAGGAGGGAGGGACAATGAAAATCGGCTTTGTCGGATTAGGAAAAATGGGGAGTCAAATCGTCGAAAAGCTACTGGGAGCGGGACACTCCATCGTTGTCTTCGATGTCAATTCTAGCGCTGTCGCCGCCTGCGCCGAAAAAGGAGCAGAGGCCGCCTCGTCGCGCGAGGAACTTGTGGCAGCCCTGGGTGATACCCCCATCATCTGGCTGATGATTCCCTCAGACTATGTTGAGCAAGAAGTTGCCGCCTACAAAACCCTCCTTCCCGCAGGGAGTATGCTGATCGACGGTGGCAATTCAAACTTTCACGACACTCTTCGACGCGCCGATGACCTGCGTGATCACCAGATACGGTACGTTGATGCCGGCACGAGTGGTGGCATCATGGGCCTTGAAAACGGGTTTAGCCTCATGGTGGGCGGCGAGCAAGCCGCTGTTCAAACACTCTCGCCACTGTTTGAGGTGCTATCTATGCCGCGCGGACGCTGGATTCATACCGGTACTCCCGGAAGCGGGCACTATGTCAAAATGATACACAATGGTATCGAATACGCTCTGATGCAAAGTTACGCCGAAGGATATGACCTCTTGAAATATGGCGAGATACCTGGTCTCAACCTCGCAGAAATTGCTCACGTTTGGCAGGGTGGTAGTATTATTGCTTCTTCGCTCAACGAGCTTATAGAGCAGTTACTCTCAGAAAATCCTGAGCTAGAGGGTATTGATGGCTACGTCGCTGACTCAGGCGAAGGTCGTTGGACCTACGAAACTGCTGAGGCGGCTCAAGTACCGATGCCGGCGCTCCGTGAAGCACTCGCAGTACGGCAAGCTAGCCAAGAGGGGCACCATACTTTTGCCACTAAATTACTTGCAGGGCTACGCAATAAGTTTGGCGGTCATGCGATAAACCACGAGGAAAAATAG
- a CDS encoding LysM peptidoglycan-binding domain-containing protein, translated as MAIEQKYLDQAANDLFFAYDDSFGYAGLPRPTTTYDSVLARAAKEGSTSQSKAVSLMQEYAALLQKEANDPNTPTGPTSYELKEVDIYGVKYYVLKDDPNPHVAFRVDIPGKLIIGNAIPGSGSDDGYALNNNADLINNYLNNSAIDERDKKVVAQLMGIRRPTEADIFRAETIRSYGGLTPGAAEEFDQNFFNPAAGITEGVQERHDEKFAWWKEATNMENAQSEEELPLYAQYDLKIFDLNNKIELWKDRPDAFPIEEINADLQEMKRLQGLYAATPKPDVFKDEAFNYAATAGSSSGGSSPAPTETNPNTNTTENPKDSTADGNVQTNISNNSVTEDDTLTGGVKPDNQTGSTSDSESGPEKSATPATPATPAVTSSNSSGNSNSNSSADESTPSRRDKSTSNSHKGAAAASNTDVAEDSNASIAGGTYTVKKGDTLSEIAQAHGMDYHTLAKINGIANPNLIHSGQIIRIGDGGSVPKEDLLTSTPSAGTYTVKKGDTLSEIAQAHGMDYHTLAKINGIADSHWIHPGQQIRFSDSASGGLGGSTGDNTLPSGEIGMVQYTDRQ; from the coding sequence ATGGCAATAGAACAAAAATATTTAGACCAAGCGGCAAACGACCTATTCTTCGCATATGATGATTCGTTTGGATATGCAGGCTTACCCCGGCCTACCACGACATATGACAGTGTTTTGGCCAGAGCCGCAAAGGAAGGTTCCACGAGCCAAAGCAAGGCCGTGTCGCTCATGCAAGAATATGCAGCATTGTTACAAAAGGAGGCAAATGATCCTAACACGCCGACAGGACCAACATCGTATGAGCTAAAAGAAGTAGACATATACGGGGTAAAGTATTATGTGCTGAAGGACGATCCAAATCCTCATGTGGCATTTCGTGTCGACATCCCCGGCAAATTGATCATAGGAAATGCAATCCCTGGCTCGGGAAGCGATGATGGTTATGCTCTTAACAATAATGCCGACCTTATTAACAACTATTTAAATAATAGTGCTATAGATGAACGAGATAAAAAGGTTGTTGCGCAGCTCATGGGCATTAGGCGGCCCACAGAAGCAGACATATTCAGGGCTGAAACTATCAGGAGTTATGGGGGTCTTACGCCAGGGGCCGCTGAGGAATTTGATCAAAATTTCTTCAACCCTGCCGCTGGGATTACGGAGGGAGTGCAAGAGAGACATGACGAAAAATTCGCATGGTGGAAGGAGGCGACAAATATGGAAAATGCGCAGTCCGAAGAAGAACTGCCGCTATACGCTCAATACGATCTGAAAATATTTGACCTCAACAATAAAATTGAGCTTTGGAAAGATCGTCCGGACGCGTTCCCTATCGAGGAAATAAATGCAGACCTGCAAGAGATGAAAAGGCTACAAGGCCTCTACGCTGCTACCCCAAAGCCAGATGTATTTAAGGATGAGGCGTTTAATTATGCTGCGACAGCAGGCTCCTCCTCAGGCGGCTCATCACCCGCGCCCACAGAAACAAATCCGAATACAAATACTACAGAGAATCCAAAAGATAGCACCGCTGACGGCAATGTGCAAACTAACATCTCAAATAACTCCGTCACCGAAGATGATACCTTGACGGGGGGTGTAAAACCAGATAACCAAACGGGCTCAACATCAGACTCAGAGTCAGGTCCAGAAAAATCTGCCACACCCGCAACGCCTGCTACACCTGCGGTGACGTCGTCTAACTCATCAGGCAACTCTAATTCTAACAGCTCAGCCGATGAAAGTACTCCTTCTCGCCGCGACAAGAGTACTTCGAATAGTCACAAAGGTGCAGCTGCTGCGAGTAACACAGATGTTGCTGAGGATAGCAACGCGAGTATCGCTGGCGGTACCTACACCGTGAAAAAAGGCGACACTCTGAGCGAGATCGCACAGGCACACGGCATGGACTACCATACGCTGGCGAAGATAAATGGTATCGCCAATCCAAATTTGATTCACTCAGGTCAAATCATACGCATCGGCGATGGAGGGAGTGTTCCTAAGGAAGACCTATTGACCAGTACTCCAAGCGCGGGTACCTACACCGTGAAAAAAGGCGACACTCTGAGCGAGATCGCACAGGCACACGGCATGGACTACCATACGCTGGCGAAGATAAATGGTATCGCCGACTCTCACTGGATCCATCCCGGACAACAGATAAGATTTAGTGATAGCGCAAGTGGTGGTCTAGGGGGCAGTACGGGAGACAATACCCTGCCATCCGGTGAGATTGGTATGGTTCAGTACACAGATAGACAATAG
- a CDS encoding DUF4352 domain-containing protein, with protein sequence MRKLFHKKHTTPAEFIADEVGELKKEYGRFRRFTDENSLLMGTLVLGIAALVVINTLFWVEVTKQNESKLRAVAVSAATTHVTKTLDPTFNSAFEASVRDVTINSAEDPAFGVEEGKTMLIMSFTITNRTSTAKPFIPVNQLFVRTPEGEYSALHASMHVKNPIAAQDLAPGATATGQISFAVPKKADTLLLYVDTSWDNTTPLVIDVLH encoded by the coding sequence ATGCGTAAACTATTTCACAAAAAACACACCACCCCCGCTGAGTTCATTGCGGATGAAGTAGGCGAATTAAAAAAAGAATATGGTCGTTTTCGTCGCTTTACCGATGAGAATAGTCTCCTTATGGGAACACTGGTGCTTGGCATTGCCGCTCTAGTGGTCATCAATACGCTTTTTTGGGTAGAAGTCACCAAACAAAACGAGAGCAAACTACGAGCTGTCGCCGTTTCGGCCGCGACGACGCATGTCACAAAAACTCTCGACCCTACATTCAACAGTGCATTTGAGGCATCGGTCAGGGACGTCACCATAAATAGTGCCGAAGACCCCGCTTTCGGAGTCGAAGAAGGCAAAACAATGCTCATCATGAGTTTTACGATTACCAATCGTACTTCTACGGCGAAGCCGTTTATTCCCGTCAACCAGTTGTTTGTCCGAACCCCCGAGGGAGAATACTCGGCACTCCACGCTTCAATGCATGTTAAGAATCCCATCGCCGCCCAGGACCTCGCACCGGGAGCAACAGCTACGGGACAGATCAGCTTTGCCGTTCCAAAAAAAGCTGACACATTGCTGCTCTATGTCGATACGAGCTGGGATAATACCACACCACTTGTAATCGATGTGCTCCACTAA
- a CDS encoding response regulator transcription factor, translated as MAIKTILCIEDDRFIGEMYVRSLQHAGYTVDWMVDGNDGLVAARNRRYDLILLDIMLPEMRGSDILRALRGEGKDLIPGTHVLVMTNFDQDEESRTAMEHDVDGYLIKAEITPRKLLEVITSLEPATPANG; from the coding sequence GTGGCTATCAAGACTATTTTGTGCATCGAGGACGACAGATTTATCGGCGAAATGTATGTTCGTAGCCTCCAACATGCCGGCTATACTGTCGACTGGATGGTTGATGGCAACGACGGGCTTGTCGCGGCACGCAACCGCCGCTACGACCTCATTCTTCTCGATATTATGCTACCAGAAATGCGCGGAAGTGATATTTTGCGTGCTTTGAGGGGGGAAGGCAAAGACCTTATTCCTGGTACGCATGTCCTCGTTATGACCAACTTTGACCAAGATGAGGAATCCCGTACCGCGATGGAACACGATGTCGATGGATATCTTATCAAGGCAGAAATTACCCCGCGCAAGCTCCTCGAAGTGATTACATCACTTGAGCCCGCGACCCCCGCAAATGGCTAG